A genomic region of Rhipicephalus sanguineus isolate Rsan-2018 chromosome 3, BIME_Rsan_1.4, whole genome shotgun sequence contains the following coding sequences:
- the LOC119387973 gene encoding probable tRNA(His) guanylyltransferase has protein sequence MTHFAQSLCVVAIRKTRTLSCLRRALLQTDFHPASNVGKMAKSKFEYVRQFEADDRCLPNCWIVVRIDGKAFHKFSDVHGFEKPNEKRALDLMTRCAERVMEEFSEICVAYGQSDEYSFVFRKNAELYNRRASKVMTNVCSLFTSSYLFYWPSFFTSPIQYPPSFDGRVVLYPSDANLRDYLSWRQADCHINNLYNTAFWALVQQGGLTTKQAEERLRGTLSSDKNEILFQEFQTNYNNLPALYRKGTVVIREPINDESSGDGSKVSKNRKHAKAYRITALNVDIIQKDFWSKYPHLLAE, from the coding sequence ATGACACACTTTGCGCAGTCATTGTGCGTTGTAGCTATCAGAAAAACGCGTACATTGTCTTGTCTGCGGCGCGCGTTGCTTCAAACTGACTTCCATCCCGCCAGCAACGTTGGCAAAATGGCcaaaagcaaattcgaatacgtGCGACAGTTCGAGGCCGACGACAGATGCTTGCCGAACTGCTGGATCGTCGTGCGCATCGACGGCAAGGCCTTCCACAAGTTTTCCGACGTGCACGGCTTCGAAAAGCCCAACGAGAAGCGTGCACTGGACTTGATGACGCGCTGTGCGGAGCGCGTCATGGAGGAGTTCAGCGAGATCTGCGTGGCTTACGGACAGAGCGACGAGTACAGCTTCGTGTTCCGAAAGAACGCCGAGCTCTACAACCGTAGGGCGAGCAAAGTCATGACGAACGTGTGCAGCTTGTTCACGTCTTCGTACCTGTTCTACTGGCCCTCGTTTTTCACGAGCCCCATACAGTACCCGCCTTCGTTCGACGGCAGAGTAGTTCTGTACCCGAGCGACGCAAATCTCAGGGATTACTTGAGTTGGCGGCAGGCCGATTGCCACATCAACAACCTTTACAACACTGCCTTCTGGGCACTGGTGCAGCAAGGAGGCCTTACTACTAAGCAGGCTGAAGAGAGATTACGAGGCACCCTGTCGTCAGACAAGAATGAGATACTCTTCCAGGAGTTTCAGACCAACTACAACAACCTCCCGGCATTATATCGCAAGGGCACCGTCGTCATTCGCGAGCCCATAAACGATGAGTCGTCAGGAGACGGTTCGAAAGTGTCGAAAAATCGCAAGCATGCGAAAGCATACAGAATAACGGCACTAAACGTCGACATAATTCAAAAGGACTTTTGGAGCAAGTATCCCCACTTACTGGCGGAATAA
- the LOC119387972 gene encoding bifunctional coenzyme A synthase, which yields MFHTGLLILTSSPRILTTNVSAYLKAAKNFVNKTLYIKLEPNQHHLWPVQQPVFTPSELSQLRKLIPDIYFKAAGVCAHLDIRVLQSCFKDPARKENHLKPSFDVVLTDGSHARTDLELYVGHQFNKSCSNFHRLDCKLTVNEANEDNFNGFSHGNNGVQNNSTFQTFESVCLGGTFDRLHLGHKVLLSEAVLHASGKLVVGVTDGDMLKGKLLWELIEPVEARMRALLDFLHDIDATLHYDVLPIYNPYGPTIEDSNLECLYVSEETMKGGRLVNEERARRGMPPMVIRSVGLAEDVCRGSGEEFKVSSSSLRRRQLGTLLTPPKPRPDLPDKPYLVGLTGGICTGKSHIIKTLESLGAVVINCDPLGHESYRPGTKAYSRIVETFGDKVVSSDGTINRKVLGAIIFADEAKRQQLNSIVWPEVSRIIDERLEEHRRKGTEVVVLESALLLEAGWENKFHQIWVCVIPVEEALKRVMARDNLEKDQALRRVQAQMSNKERVSKANVIFCSLWDYATTERQVARAWNELQAFLGKKKSSAL from the exons ATGTTTCATACAGGTCTCCTAATTCTAACCTCATCGCCTAGGATCTTGACAACTAATGTGTCCGCCTATTTGAAGGCTGCCAAGAACTTTGTTAACAAGACTTTATACATAAAGCTCGAACCCAACCAGCACCACTTGTGGCCTGTCCAGCAGCCTGTTTTCACGCCTTCAGAGTTGTCCCAACTACGAAAGCTTATACCAGACATATATTTCAAAGCCGCCGGAGTATGCGCACACCTTGACATCAGGGTTCTTCAAAGTTGCTTCAAGGATCCTGCTCGTAAGGAGAATCACTTGAAGCCATCTTTTGATGTTGTGCTAACGGATGGAAGTCATGCCCGTACCGATTTGGAGCTGTATGTGGGACACCAGTTTAACAAGAGCTGCTCAAATTTCCACCGCCTTGACTGCAAGTTGACTGTCAATGAGGCCAACGAAGACAACTTCAACGGCTTCAGTCATGGAAACAACGGGGTCCAAAACAACTCCACCTTTCAGACTTTTGAAAGCGTCTGTCTTGGAGGTACCTTCGACCGCCTTCATCTTGGCCACAAGGTGCTGCTTTCAGAGGCAGTGTTGCATGCATCGGGCAAACTTGTTGTCGGAGTAACGGATGGTGACATGTTGAAAG gCAAGTTACTCTGGGAGCTGATAGAGCCAGTGGAGGCTCGTATGCGTGCCCTGCTAGACTTTCTACACGACATCGACGCAACACTGCACTATGATGTGCTGCCCATCTACAACCCCTATGGTCCTACCATCGAAGACAGTAATTTGGAATGTCTGTACGTCAGTGAAGAAACTATGAAAGGAGGCAGACTGGTCAATGAGGAACGAGCCAGACGG GGCATGCCTCCAATGGTTATCAGATCCGTAGGACTAGCCGAAGACGTCTGTCGTGGCAGCGGTGAGGAATTTAAAGTGAGCTCATCATCACTGAGGCGGCGGCAGCTCGGCACATTGCTCACTCCACCCAAG CCAAGGCCTGACCTCCCTGATAAACCTTACCTCGTTGGTTTGACTGGGGGCATCTGCACTGGAAAAAGCCACATCATCAAGACACTCGAGTCCCTCGGCGCTGTGGTGATCAACTGCGACCCACTTGGCCACGAGAGCTATCGACCGGGTACAAAGGCATATTCCCGCATAGTGGAGACCTTTGGTGACAAAGTGGTTAGCAGTGATGGCACAATCAACAGGAAAGTTCTTGGCGCCATCATTTTTGCAGATGAG GCAAAACGACAGCAACTAAACAGCATTGTCTGGCCAGAAGTCTCTCGGATCATTGATGAGCGACTCGAAGAGCATAGGCGAAAAG GTACCGAAGTAGTGGTTTTGGAGTCTGCACTTCTTTTGGAGGCTGGCTGGGAAAACAAGTTTCACCAGATCTGGGTGTGCGTCATTCCTGTGGAGGAA GCGCTGAAGCGAGTGATGGCCAGGGACAACCTGGAGAAAGACCAAGCATTGCGCCGGGTCCAAGCACAGATGTCCAACAAGGAGCGTGTTAGCAAGGCTAATGTCATCTTCTGCTCCCTTTGGGACTATGCCACAACAGAACGACAG GTTGCAAGAGCATGGAATGAACTGCAGGCATTCTTAGGCAAGAAGAAGTCATCAGCCCTATAA